The Chryseobacterium aureum genome contains a region encoding:
- a CDS encoding YncE family protein, giving the protein MKITKLLTVLFAVVLLFNISSCTSDSTEVEISPITYQNGYFISNEGNFNSQGAKVTFLTRDLSMKQDDVYGYNNNKEILGDVLQTIGLNGNKAYLVLNNSNKIVVVDRYTFKKLAVITDQIDNPRGITFTSDFIYVSNTNFTAHTQSVTKYKASDYSFVSKISMTDVSDKIVEAGGNIFVQNASSGYGNKITYINTSNDSKTEISVPNGQIGNTVSYKSNVYTISSTAADSYIYKISSTGAMTPVITLTGIPNATNLQIDNDKIYFSSANKVYTTSLATPAIPSAPLLTAADGGPYFTLYGFNVIDGRIFASDVKQFTAESEMIIYSATTGSKMVTLKTGGLGANGTVLNP; this is encoded by the coding sequence ATGAAAATAACTAAACTTTTAACTGTATTATTTGCAGTAGTGTTATTGTTTAACATTTCTTCATGTACAAGTGATTCTACGGAAGTGGAGATCTCTCCAATCACTTATCAGAACGGGTATTTTATCTCTAATGAAGGGAACTTCAACAGCCAGGGAGCTAAAGTAACATTCCTGACAAGAGATTTAAGCATGAAGCAGGATGATGTGTATGGATACAATAACAATAAAGAGATTCTGGGGGATGTTTTGCAGACCATTGGTCTTAACGGAAATAAGGCTTATCTTGTATTGAATAACTCAAATAAAATTGTAGTAGTAGACCGTTATACATTCAAGAAATTGGCTGTTATTACAGATCAGATTGATAATCCAAGAGGAATTACTTTTACCAGCGACTTTATCTACGTTTCCAATACCAATTTCACTGCGCATACTCAAAGTGTAACGAAATATAAAGCTTCTGACTATTCATTTGTAAGCAAAATCAGCATGACTGATGTCTCTGACAAAATAGTGGAAGCAGGAGGAAATATTTTCGTACAGAACGCTTCATCAGGATATGGAAATAAGATTACATATATCAACACTTCTAACGACAGTAAAACTGAAATCAGCGTTCCAAACGGACAGATTGGAAACACTGTTTCATATAAATCCAACGTTTACACCATTTCTTCAACCGCTGCAGATTCTTATATCTATAAGATTTCAAGCACAGGAGCAATGACTCCGGTAATTACGCTTACAGGGATTCCAAATGCTACAAACCTTCAGATTGATAACGATAAAATCTACTTCAGCTCTGCCAATAAAGTGTATACAACAAGCCTGGCTACACCAGCAATTCCTTCAGCTCCATTGTTAACAGCTGCAGATGGCGGGCCTTATTTTACGCTTTACGGATTTAACGTTATTGATGGAAGAATTTTTGCATCAGATGTTAAGCAATTTACAGCAGAAAGCGAAATGATCATCTATTCAGCAACTACGGGAAGCAAAATGGTAACTCTGAAAACAGGAGGCCTTGGTGCTAACGGAACTGTCCTGAACCCGTAA
- a CDS encoding TonB-dependent receptor plug domain-containing protein, translating into MGIKRSLVLLFSSYGSFLFGQEKAIDTVYVFDNQMNRVKLFHPVKTISAEDTEKNSSNLSELLRFQSQVFIKENGRGAVSSPSFRGTTAQQTAFVWNGININSNFLGQGDINNIALFGYDQIGIKAGGGSVIYGSGAIGGSIHLNNTLDFNKGFHGSVFSEVASFNTYNHFVKGSYSNDKFSFKASGNYSVSENNYEVSDLNYINRNGNYYNTAFNVGASYKVTNDHKISWQSQFFDSSQHYPVYEETGTKTKYKTQSIRSLLSWDWNKTKFSNSLKAAYTEENFQYFGSLNQPKSSGGTGKNYIFKNDFNYFLNSKWNFNIIGEFQLNKGEGYQSGISDVSRNVGSISGLVRYFAAKDLRFEGGFKKDFVEDVKSPLMYSFSGKWRAAKWYDVSVNVSKNFRFPSFNDIYYEPGGNKDLRPETSTQVDMTNEFEAGDFKLTLSPYYMHITDLIVWLPTALGYWQAYNVNKSESYGLESQLSFSKQIGRHKIQANAGYYYAKSIDKETKLQRPYVPMHRGNVSLDYEYGFFKFFAQALLNGVTYTTSDEKRSEAIDPYFLLNMGASATLAKKYTLGFKVNNLTDTYYKTVSFYPLPKRNYSVYAAIHF; encoded by the coding sequence ATGGGTATAAAAAGATCTTTAGTACTGCTTTTTTCATCTTATGGCTCCTTTCTTTTTGGACAAGAGAAAGCCATAGATACTGTTTATGTTTTCGACAATCAGATGAATAGGGTGAAGCTTTTTCATCCTGTAAAAACAATTTCAGCGGAAGATACCGAGAAAAATTCCAGCAATCTTTCAGAACTCCTCAGATTTCAGTCACAGGTTTTTATCAAAGAAAATGGCCGCGGCGCTGTTTCATCACCTTCTTTCAGAGGAACTACCGCGCAGCAGACCGCTTTTGTGTGGAACGGAATTAATATCAACTCTAATTTTTTAGGTCAGGGAGATATCAATAATATAGCTTTGTTCGGGTATGATCAGATCGGAATAAAAGCCGGTGGAGGAAGTGTAATCTACGGAAGTGGTGCTATCGGGGGAAGTATCCACCTTAATAATACCCTTGATTTTAATAAAGGTTTCCATGGTTCCGTATTTTCAGAAGTGGCTTCTTTCAATACCTATAATCATTTTGTAAAAGGTTCTTACAGTAATGATAAGTTCAGTTTTAAGGCTTCCGGAAATTATTCTGTAAGCGAAAATAATTATGAGGTAAGCGACCTGAATTACATCAACAGGAACGGAAATTATTACAATACAGCATTCAATGTAGGCGCGTCCTATAAAGTAACGAATGATCACAAAATATCATGGCAGAGCCAGTTTTTTGATTCTTCACAGCACTATCCCGTATACGAGGAAACCGGAACAAAAACGAAATATAAAACGCAGAGCATAAGAAGCCTTCTTTCCTGGGACTGGAACAAAACAAAGTTCAGCAACTCCCTTAAAGCAGCCTACACGGAAGAGAATTTTCAGTACTTTGGTTCTTTGAACCAGCCTAAATCAAGCGGAGGAACAGGAAAAAATTATATCTTTAAAAATGATTTCAATTATTTTCTGAATTCAAAGTGGAATTTTAATATCATCGGAGAATTTCAATTGAACAAAGGAGAAGGATATCAAAGCGGAATATCCGATGTCAGCAGAAATGTGGGTTCAATATCAGGGCTAGTGAGGTATTTTGCTGCGAAAGATCTTCGTTTTGAAGGAGGATTCAAGAAAGATTTTGTAGAAGATGTGAAATCACCATTGATGTACTCATTCTCCGGAAAATGGAGGGCCGCAAAATGGTATGATGTAAGTGTGAATGTGTCAAAAAACTTTAGATTTCCGTCCTTCAATGATATTTATTATGAACCGGGAGGAAATAAAGATCTGAGGCCTGAAACCTCTACCCAGGTAGATATGACGAATGAGTTCGAAGCAGGAGATTTCAAGCTTACTCTGTCCCCTTATTATATGCATATTACCGATCTTATTGTATGGCTTCCCACTGCTTTAGGCTACTGGCAGGCATACAATGTCAACAAATCCGAATCTTACGGACTGGAATCTCAGCTGTCTTTCAGCAAACAGATAGGGAGGCATAAAATCCAAGCTAATGCAGGATATTACTATGCAAAGTCTATTGATAAGGAAACGAAACTGCAAAGACCTTATGTTCCTATGCACAGAGGAAATGTGAGTTTGGATTATGAATACGGTTTCTTTAAATTTTTTGCGCAGGCACTCCTGAACGGGGTTACCTATACCACAAGTGATGAAAAGAGATCAGAGGCTATAGATCCTTATTTCCTTTTAAATATGGGGGCCTCTGCAACGTTAGCAAAAAAATATACCTTAGGGTTTAAAGTGAATAATCTTACGGATACTTACTATAAAACAGTTTCTTTCTATCCATTACCGAAAAGAAATTATAGTGTGTATGCCGCAATACATTTTTAA
- a CDS encoding T9SS type A sorting domain-containing protein, with translation MKNFYRMSMKILAACFFLNVGLAEAQLTVIGLGNYNVGAVSDNGVVSMHTSAGGIYKWDAAAGLVQIGSISNGYPAAGRTVVSNDGTKISSSVTNAATGFNEISTYDVASSTWVNRGGLVPTGWDGSVSSTWGMTTNGSTVVGLGYLTAANAHAVKWDEANGMVDLGSMVAGRSSRANAINAAGTVIVGWQDEPTGTRSGAKWQDGVESFITDNNGNNVGEAGGISADGTTIIGAANPNPYVWNATSGLTYITHPNASFSFKGGATGISADGKTVIGYYRAFGAPPMSGEGFIWNSSTGRINLNDYAVSLGISTNGVTMGLPLAISQDGKKIAGTGTNASGQIIAFYLDITGFLSVNDTMKEKNSTVIYPNPVADVLYFKGTGKIEKAEIYNLVGQRVKTFNTVEGQIDVSSLPKGDYVLQYSVKGGKQESFKLIKK, from the coding sequence ATGAAAAATTTTTACAGAATGTCAATGAAAATATTGGCCGCTTGTTTTTTCCTGAATGTTGGGTTGGCAGAAGCCCAGCTTACTGTAATCGGTTTGGGAAATTATAATGTAGGTGCAGTTTCGGATAATGGAGTAGTAAGTATGCATACAAGTGCAGGAGGAATTTACAAATGGGATGCTGCGGCAGGACTTGTACAGATAGGGTCAATATCAAACGGATATCCGGCTGCCGGAAGAACAGTTGTTTCCAATGACGGAACTAAAATCTCTTCTTCTGTTACCAATGCTGCAACGGGATTCAATGAAATCTCCACTTACGATGTAGCTTCCTCCACATGGGTAAACAGAGGAGGACTTGTTCCCACCGGATGGGATGGAAGCGTAAGTTCTACCTGGGGAATGACTACCAATGGAAGTACCGTTGTAGGACTCGGCTACCTCACGGCAGCAAATGCACACGCGGTAAAATGGGATGAAGCAAACGGAATGGTAGATCTGGGAAGTATGGTGGCCGGAAGAAGCTCCAGAGCCAACGCAATCAATGCTGCAGGCACGGTGATTGTAGGATGGCAGGATGAACCTACAGGTACCAGAAGCGGGGCAAAATGGCAGGATGGCGTAGAAAGTTTTATTACAGATAATAATGGAAATAATGTAGGAGAAGCAGGGGGAATTTCCGCCGACGGAACGACCATCATTGGGGCCGCAAACCCTAATCCTTATGTGTGGAATGCTACAAGCGGACTTACCTATATAACGCATCCTAATGCTTCATTCAGTTTTAAAGGAGGAGCAACGGGAATTTCAGCAGACGGGAAAACGGTGATTGGGTATTACAGAGCATTCGGGGCTCCTCCTATGTCGGGAGAAGGTTTTATCTGGAATTCATCCACCGGAAGGATCAACCTGAACGATTATGCTGTATCCTTAGGAATTTCAACCAATGGAGTAACCATGGGACTTCCTTTGGCTATTTCACAGGACGGAAAGAAAATTGCCGGAACAGGAACGAACGCTTCAGGCCAGATAATCGCTTTTTATCTGGATATCACAGGATTTTTGTCCGTGAATGATACCATGAAAGAGAAAAACAGTACTGTTATTTATCCAAACCCGGTAGCTGATGTGCTCTACTTTAAAGGAACAGGAAAAATAGAGAAAGCTGAAATTTATAATTTGGTTGGACAAAGGGTGAAAACATTCAATACTGTTGAAGGACAGATTGATGTTTCATCCTTGCCAAAAGGAGATTATGTGCTGCAATACTCTGTGAAAGGAGGAAAACAGGAGAGCTTTAAATTGATTAAAAAATAA
- a CDS encoding helix-turn-helix domain-containing protein, translating into MVSAQSGPDFTILADKAFLKLYQNSDECISYTQGILVSDQNSEHKMMLQNIISQAYAMKGDYVQSVNIFAQNENTDQETGFSYFMQVFSDYNLADQYQNLGLYNQSKRIIGHLLSDQRLLKSSDPALRITTAKLYQLQALNSGINRDYPKALQNLGKSNQYLSDRNEENGIIKMENMIFRCSYLLKQNKTVEYKILIDRIISELESQKNKPFLLGLAYENLSQYYFLKQEYATAIEKLETGLALIENLPFNNLKIKIYESLSRNYYAVHNDEKYHQYNKIHNDLKAKTDSTSKEGIRYLVKLVETSQNKNLEFQKHTLVRSSWYLILILSLILLALFTYLLFIKSKNKDLKKQFDFFEKQIRQNPQPVIVNKAAKATKDAGSAKISKEKEDEILQKLEEFEKSDGYLNKNMSLSLLSSQMEVNTKYLSEVINSKEKNFNGYINKLRINHIVQLLRNDPAFLNYKVSYLAAYSGFSSHSAFTTVFKSVTGMSPNAYIQEISKTKAV; encoded by the coding sequence ATGGTCAGTGCACAGTCTGGTCCGGACTTTACTATTTTAGCTGATAAAGCTTTTCTTAAGCTCTATCAGAATTCTGACGAATGCATCAGCTATACCCAGGGAATTCTCGTCAGTGATCAGAATAGCGAACATAAAATGATGCTCCAGAATATCATTTCACAGGCGTATGCTATGAAGGGCGATTATGTACAATCTGTGAATATTTTCGCTCAAAATGAAAATACGGATCAGGAAACCGGATTCTCTTATTTTATGCAGGTTTTCAGTGATTATAATCTTGCAGACCAGTATCAAAACTTAGGCTTGTATAATCAGTCAAAAAGAATTATCGGTCATCTTCTATCTGATCAGCGATTGCTGAAAAGTAGTGATCCGGCTTTGAGAATTACCACTGCAAAACTGTACCAGCTTCAGGCTTTAAATTCAGGAATCAACAGGGATTATCCCAAGGCACTACAAAATCTTGGTAAAAGCAATCAATATCTGAGCGACCGTAATGAAGAAAATGGAATTATAAAAATGGAAAACATGATTTTCCGGTGTTCATATCTGCTGAAACAAAATAAAACTGTAGAATATAAAATACTGATAGATCGTATTATTTCGGAACTTGAATCTCAAAAAAACAAGCCTTTTCTGCTGGGATTGGCTTACGAAAACCTGTCTCAATATTATTTTCTGAAGCAGGAATATGCTACAGCGATTGAAAAGCTGGAAACCGGACTTGCGTTAATTGAAAACCTGCCTTTTAACAATTTAAAAATTAAAATCTATGAATCATTATCCCGGAATTACTACGCGGTTCATAATGATGAAAAATACCATCAGTATAACAAGATTCATAATGATTTAAAAGCAAAAACGGATTCAACTTCAAAAGAAGGAATACGATATCTTGTAAAACTTGTTGAAACCAGCCAGAATAAAAATCTTGAATTCCAAAAGCATACACTTGTAAGGTCTTCATGGTATTTGATCCTTATTTTATCATTGATTCTTTTGGCTCTGTTTACCTATCTTTTGTTCATTAAAAGTAAAAATAAAGACTTAAAAAAACAGTTTGATTTCTTTGAAAAGCAGATCAGACAGAATCCCCAGCCGGTTATTGTAAACAAAGCAGCTAAAGCAACAAAGGATGCCGGTTCTGCAAAAATATCTAAAGAAAAAGAAGATGAAATTCTCCAAAAGCTTGAGGAATTTGAAAAATCCGATGGCTATCTGAATAAAAACATGTCTTTATCCCTGCTTTCTTCACAAATGGAAGTGAATACAAAATATCTTTCGGAGGTCATTAACAGTAAGGAAAAAAATTTTAACGGATATATTAATAAACTCAGGATCAATCATATTGTACAGCTATTAAGGAATGATCCTGCTTTTCTTAATTATAAGGTAAGCTATCTTGCAGCATATTCCGGATTTTCCTCACACAGTGCCTTTACAACCGTTTTCAAATCGGTTACCGGAATGTCTCCGAATGCCTATATCCAGGAAATCAGTAAAACAAAAGCCGTATGA
- a CDS encoding tetratricopeptide repeat protein, giving the protein MKRLIKILPLFLVFFCNFTKAQKTPDSVLIKKAKLEIYDNPDHTIKIGQQLLKNSPDVKTSITLYMLLSTANIAKRNFEASLQYILKAKELSQKTNDPKSQAGVLISVAIQYQQMELFSKCLETLNEAEIYIEKIPEKNPEKYIETAASYAIRGMVYKSQSNSEIALEKFLISIQNYEKVPMKKTTYSNMSVVYYNIGYCYLNLNQIDKAQEAFLQSVNDARKNSAKSLEAFALKGIAEIHKQKYENQSAINLLLKAEHLCKNTGDITLNEGLYKELADNYLAMGQQNLYQQYNKKYLEMRFQIKQNELKSINQVIDNHNKETTLKSEKLKSYYRYLEMSAVLLGGIFIIILLYFILKIRKQNKRFHKEIQQMIRNP; this is encoded by the coding sequence ATGAAACGATTGATAAAGATATTACCTCTGTTCCTTGTATTCTTTTGTAATTTCACGAAGGCACAAAAGACACCAGACAGTGTCTTAATAAAAAAGGCAAAACTTGAAATATATGATAATCCCGATCATACAATTAAAATAGGACAACAGTTATTAAAAAATTCTCCGGACGTAAAGACCTCCATTACTCTTTACATGCTTCTTTCTACGGCTAATATTGCAAAAAGGAATTTTGAAGCATCTTTACAATATATTTTAAAAGCGAAAGAACTTTCCCAAAAAACCAATGATCCCAAGAGTCAGGCCGGTGTTCTCATTTCGGTTGCCATCCAGTATCAGCAAATGGAGCTTTTCAGCAAGTGCCTTGAAACACTGAATGAAGCTGAGATTTATATCGAAAAAATTCCTGAAAAAAATCCTGAAAAATATATTGAAACTGCCGCAAGCTACGCAATTAGAGGAATGGTTTATAAAAGCCAGTCGAATTCGGAAATTGCTTTGGAAAAATTTCTGATTTCGATACAGAATTATGAAAAGGTTCCGATGAAGAAAACAACTTATTCCAATATGAGTGTGGTATATTATAATATCGGATATTGCTATCTTAATCTTAATCAGATTGACAAAGCACAGGAAGCTTTCCTGCAGTCTGTTAATGATGCCCGGAAAAATTCTGCTAAAAGCCTGGAAGCATTCGCCTTGAAAGGAATTGCTGAAATACACAAACAAAAATATGAAAATCAATCTGCAATAAACCTTTTGCTAAAAGCTGAACATCTCTGCAAAAATACAGGAGATATTACGCTGAATGAAGGTCTTTATAAGGAATTAGCCGATAATTATCTTGCCATGGGACAGCAGAATCTCTATCAGCAGTATAATAAAAAATACCTCGAAATGCGTTTCCAAATAAAGCAGAATGAGTTGAAATCTATTAATCAGGTCATCGATAATCATAATAAGGAAACCACTTTAAAAAGTGAAAAACTAAAGTCTTATTACCGTTACCTTGAAATGAGCGCGGTTCTGCTGGGAGGTATTTTTATCATTATTCTTTTATATTTTATCCTAAAGATCAGAAAACAGAATAAAAGGTTTCATAAAGAAATACAGCAAATGATAAGGAACCCATAG